A genome region from Solanum pennellii chromosome 12, SPENNV200 includes the following:
- the LOC107006285 gene encoding uncharacterized protein LOC107006285, whose product MNLDAELAGRKRVTQLHELEELRIHVYDNAKVYKEKTKRWHDKHIVLPTFHPGQLVLLFNSRLKMFQGKLQSKWSGVPEEILDYMAPFYLEVLGITRTKGLDTDLGPTITTAKRH is encoded by the exons ATGAATCTGGATGCCGAGTTAGCTGGAAGAAAAAGGGTTACACAGTTGCATGAGCTAGAAGAGTTAAGGATTCATGTCTATGATAATGCAAAGGTATACAAAGAGAAGACTAAAAGGTGGCATGACAAGCATATTGTGTTACCGACCTTCCATCCTGGTCAACTAGTGTTGttgttcaattctaggttgaAGATGTTCCAAGGAAAGCTCCAATCTAAATGGAGTG GTGTTCCAGAGGAGATCTTGGACTACATGGCCCCATTTTACCTAGAAGTTCTGGGTATTACACGGACCAAAGGGCTTGACACTGACTTAGGCCCCACCATAACCACTGCAAAGCGTCACTGA